From the Caballeronia sp. NK8 genome, one window contains:
- the rpmD gene encoding 50S ribosomal protein L30: MSEKTVKVQLVKSLIGTRETHRATVRGLGLRRLNSVSELQDTPAVRGMINKVSYLVKVIG; encoded by the coding sequence ATGTCTGAAAAAACTGTCAAGGTTCAGCTCGTGAAGAGCCTGATCGGGACCCGCGAAACGCACCGTGCAACGGTGCGTGGCCTCGGCCTGCGTCGCCTCAACTCGGTCTCCGAGTTGCAGGACACGCCGGCAGTGCGCGGGATGATCAACAAGGTCTCGTACCTGGTTAAGGTCATCGGCTAA
- the rplO gene encoding 50S ribosomal protein L15: MELNNLKPAEGAKHAKRRVGRGIGSGLGKTAGRGHKGQKSRSGGFHKVGFEGGQMPLQRRLPKRGFTSLTKEFVGEVRLSDLEKLPVDEIDLLALKQAGLVGELIKSAKIIKTGEITRKVTVKGLTATKGAREAIEAAGGSFAE; the protein is encoded by the coding sequence ATGGAATTGAATAACCTGAAGCCGGCGGAAGGCGCGAAGCACGCTAAGCGTCGCGTCGGTCGTGGCATCGGTTCGGGCCTCGGCAAGACCGCAGGTCGCGGCCACAAGGGTCAGAAATCGCGTTCGGGCGGCTTTCACAAGGTCGGCTTCGAAGGCGGTCAGATGCCTCTGCAGCGCCGTCTGCCGAAGCGTGGCTTCACCTCGCTGACGAAGGAATTCGTCGGTGAAGTGCGCCTGTCCGATCTGGAAAAGCTGCCGGTCGACGAAATCGATCTGTTGGCGCTGAAGCAAGCGGGTCTGGTCGGCGAGCTCATCAAGAGCGCAAAGATCATCAAGACCGGCGAGATTACGCGCAAGGTCACGGTGAAGGGTCTGACGGCAACGAAGGGCGCCCGTGAGGCAATCGAAGCCGCTGGCGGCTCGTTCGCCGAGTAA
- the rplF gene encoding 50S ribosomal protein L6, whose translation MSRVGKSPIALPQGAEVAIKGDVITVKGPLGTISQAANKLVNVTNDNGTLKLAPANESREANAMSGTMRALVANMVQGVTKGFERKLTLVGVGYRAQAQGDKLNLSLGFSHPVVHQMPEGVKAETPSQTEIVIKGIDKQKVGQTAAEVRGYRPPEPYKGKGVRYSDEVVILKETKKK comes from the coding sequence ATGTCTCGAGTAGGTAAAAGCCCGATCGCGCTGCCGCAAGGCGCGGAAGTGGCCATCAAGGGCGACGTCATCACCGTTAAGGGTCCGCTCGGCACGATCTCGCAAGCAGCTAACAAGCTGGTGAACGTGACGAACGACAATGGCACGCTGAAGCTCGCTCCGGCCAACGAAAGCCGTGAAGCAAACGCGATGTCCGGCACGATGCGCGCCCTGGTGGCGAACATGGTGCAGGGCGTCACCAAGGGTTTCGAGCGCAAGCTGACGCTGGTTGGCGTCGGTTATCGTGCACAAGCGCAAGGCGACAAGCTGAACCTGTCGCTGGGTTTCTCGCACCCCGTGGTGCACCAGATGCCGGAAGGCGTCAAGGCTGAAACTCCGTCGCAGACCGAAATCGTGATCAAGGGGATCGACAAGCAGAAAGTCGGACAGACCGCAGCAGAAGTGCGCGGTTATCGTCCGCCCGAGCCGTATAAGGGCAAGGGCGTGCGTTATTCCGACGAGGTCGTGATCCTCAAAGAAACGAAGAAGAAGTAA
- the rplX gene encoding 50S ribosomal protein L24, with product MNKIRKGDEVIVITGKDKGKRGTVLAVAEDRVTVEGINLVKKHVKPNPMKGTTGGVEAKTMPLHISNVALVDANGKASRVGIKVEDDKKVRFLKSTGATLNA from the coding sequence ATGAACAAGATTCGCAAGGGTGACGAAGTCATCGTCATCACCGGCAAGGACAAGGGCAAGCGCGGTACCGTGCTGGCCGTTGCGGAAGACCGTGTCACGGTCGAGGGTATCAACCTCGTCAAGAAGCACGTGAAGCCGAACCCGATGAAGGGTACGACGGGCGGTGTGGAAGCCAAAACGATGCCGCTGCATATTTCGAACGTCGCATTGGTCGACGCGAATGGCAAGGCATCGCGTGTGGGCATCAAGGTCGAAGACGACAAGAAGGTTCGCTTCTTGAAGTCGACCGGCGCCACGCTCAACGCCTGA
- the rplE gene encoding 50S ribosomal protein L5 — MARLQEIYKENVVPQLVEKFGYKSVMEVPRITKITLNMGLGEAVADKKIIENAVGDLTKIAGQKPVITKARKAIAGFKIRQGYPIGAMVTLRGQAMYEFLDRFVTVALPRVRDFRGVSGRAFDGRGNYNIGVKEQIIFPEIDYDKIDALRGLNISITTTAKTDDEAKALLAGFKFPFRN, encoded by the coding sequence ATGGCTCGTCTGCAAGAGATTTATAAAGAAAACGTTGTGCCGCAACTCGTTGAAAAGTTCGGCTACAAGTCCGTCATGGAAGTGCCGCGCATCACCAAGATCACCCTGAACATGGGTCTTGGCGAAGCCGTCGCCGACAAGAAGATCATCGAAAACGCCGTGGGCGACCTGACGAAGATCGCTGGCCAGAAGCCGGTTATCACGAAGGCGCGCAAGGCAATCGCAGGCTTCAAGATTCGTCAGGGCTACCCGATCGGCGCGATGGTCACGCTGCGCGGCCAAGCGATGTACGAATTTCTCGACCGTTTCGTGACGGTTGCGCTCCCGCGGGTGCGTGACTTCCGTGGCGTGTCGGGCCGTGCATTCGACGGTCGTGGCAACTACAACATCGGTGTGAAAGAGCAGATCATTTTCCCCGAAATCGACTACGACAAGATCGACGCGCTGCGTGGGCTGAACATCAGCATCACGACTACCGCGAAGACTGACGATGAAGCAAAGGCGCTGCTCGCCGGCTTCAAGTTCCCGTTCAGAAACTGA
- the rpmC gene encoding 50S ribosomal protein L29 yields MKASELHQKDQAALNKELTDLLKAQFGLRMQLATQQLTNTSQLKKVRRDIARVRTVLTEKANQK; encoded by the coding sequence ATGAAGGCATCTGAACTTCACCAGAAAGACCAGGCCGCGCTCAACAAAGAGCTCACGGACCTGCTGAAGGCGCAATTCGGCCTGCGTATGCAACTCGCGACCCAGCAGCTCACGAACACGAGCCAGCTGAAGAAGGTCCGTCGCGACATCGCACGTGTACGCACCGTCCTGACTGAGAAGGCGAACCAGAAATGA
- the rplP gene encoding 50S ribosomal protein L16 has translation MLQPKRRKYRKEQKGRNTGKATRGNAVSFGEYGLKAIGRGRLTARQIEAARRAMTRHIKRGGRIWIRIFPDKPISQKPAEVRMGNGKGNPEYYVAEIQPGKMLYEMDGVSEELAREAFRLAAAKLPLKTNFVVRQLGA, from the coding sequence ATGCTGCAACCGAAACGCAGAAAGTATCGCAAAGAGCAGAAAGGTCGTAACACCGGCAAGGCGACGCGCGGCAACGCAGTGTCGTTCGGTGAATACGGTCTGAAGGCTATCGGTCGCGGCCGTTTGACCGCGCGCCAGATCGAAGCGGCACGTCGTGCAATGACGCGTCACATCAAGCGGGGCGGCCGGATCTGGATCCGTATCTTCCCGGACAAGCCGATCTCGCAAAAGCCGGCCGAAGTGCGTATGGGTAACGGTAAGGGCAACCCCGAGTACTACGTCGCTGAAATTCAACCGGGCAAGATGCTGTACGAAATGGACGGTGTCTCCGAAGAACTGGCGCGCGAAGCGTTCCGTCTGGCTGCAGCCAAGCTGCCGCTCAAGACGAACTTCGTTGTGCGTCAGCTCGGCGCCTAA
- the secY gene encoding preprotein translocase subunit SecY — protein sequence MANSPSLAKTGRSAAKFGDLRRRAVFLLLALIVYRIGAHIPVPGIDPDQLAKLFQSQSGGILGMFNMFSGGALSRFTIFALGIMPYISASIIMQLLSIVSPQMEALKKEGQAGQRKITQYTRIFTVVLATFQAFGIAVALENQPALVLDPGMVFRLTTVVTLVTGTMFLMWLGEQITERGLGNGISIIIFGGIAAGFPNAIGGLFELVRTGSMSIISAIIIVVLIAAVTYLVVFIERGQRKILVNYAKRQVGNKIYGGQSSHLPLKLNMSGVIPPIFASSIILFPATILNWFSSGTRTNWFANALHNVAEAIKPGQPVYVLLYALAIVFFCFFYTALVFNSRETADNLKKSGAFVPGIRPGDQTARYIDRILTRLTLAGAIYIVFVCLLPEFLVLRWNVPFYFGGTSLLIIVVVTMDFMAQVQSYVMSQQYESLLKKANFKGSNVPMR from the coding sequence TTGGCTAACAGCCCGAGTCTCGCAAAAACCGGTCGAAGCGCGGCGAAATTCGGCGATCTGCGCCGGCGTGCAGTGTTTCTGCTGCTGGCGCTGATCGTCTACCGCATTGGTGCGCATATTCCGGTACCCGGCATCGATCCGGATCAACTGGCCAAGCTGTTCCAAAGCCAGTCGGGCGGCATCCTTGGCATGTTCAACATGTTCTCGGGTGGCGCGCTGTCACGGTTCACGATCTTTGCGCTGGGCATCATGCCCTACATTTCGGCGTCGATCATCATGCAGTTGCTGTCGATCGTGTCGCCGCAGATGGAAGCGTTGAAAAAGGAAGGGCAGGCGGGACAACGTAAGATCACGCAGTACACGCGTATCTTCACGGTGGTTCTGGCAACCTTCCAGGCGTTCGGTATCGCGGTTGCGCTGGAAAATCAGCCGGCTCTGGTTCTGGACCCCGGCATGGTGTTCCGGCTGACGACGGTCGTCACGCTGGTGACGGGCACGATGTTCCTGATGTGGCTCGGTGAGCAGATCACGGAGCGTGGTCTCGGCAACGGCATCTCGATCATCATCTTCGGTGGTATCGCGGCGGGTTTCCCGAACGCAATCGGTGGTCTGTTCGAGCTGGTTCGCACCGGTTCGATGAGCATCATCTCGGCGATCATCATCGTCGTGCTGATCGCGGCGGTCACGTATCTGGTCGTGTTCATCGAACGCGGACAGCGCAAGATCCTCGTGAACTACGCGAAGCGCCAGGTCGGTAACAAGATTTACGGCGGACAGTCGTCCCATCTGCCGCTGAAGTTGAACATGTCGGGTGTGATTCCGCCGATCTTTGCGTCGTCGATCATTCTCTTCCCGGCAACCATCCTGAACTGGTTCAGTTCGGGTACGCGTACCAACTGGTTCGCAAACGCGTTGCACAACGTGGCCGAGGCAATCAAGCCTGGTCAACCTGTGTACGTGCTGCTGTATGCGTTGGCGATCGTTTTCTTCTGCTTCTTCTACACCGCATTGGTGTTCAACAGCCGGGAAACCGCCGACAACTTGAAGAAAAGCGGTGCTTTCGTTCCGGGTATCCGTCCGGGCGATCAGACTGCACGATATATCGACCGCATCCTGACGCGTCTGACGCTGGCTGGTGCGATCTACATCGTATTCGTGTGCCTGCTGCCTGAGTTTCTGGTGTTGCGCTGGAACGTGCCGTTTTATTTTGGTGGAACGTCGCTGCTGATCATTGTCGTCGTCACGATGGACTTCATGGCTCAGGTGCAGTCGTACGTTATGTCGCAACAATATGAATCGCTGCTCAAGAAGGCCAACTTCAAGGGTAGCAACGTCCCGATGCGTTAA
- the rpsH gene encoding 30S ribosomal protein S8, whose translation MSMSDPIADMLTRIRNAQMVEKVSVTMPSSKVKVAIAQVLKDEGYIDDFAVKADGAKIELNIALKYYAGRPVIERLERVSKPGLRVYRGRNDIPQVMNGLGVAIVSTPKGVMTDRKARQNGVGGEVICYVA comes from the coding sequence ATGAGCATGAGTGATCCTATCGCCGATATGCTGACTCGCATCCGCAATGCGCAGATGGTCGAGAAGGTTTCGGTGACTATGCCCTCGTCAAAAGTCAAGGTTGCGATTGCGCAGGTTTTGAAGGACGAAGGTTATATCGACGACTTCGCAGTGAAGGCTGATGGCGCGAAGATCGAATTGAATATCGCGTTGAAGTACTACGCTGGCCGTCCGGTGATCGAGCGCCTCGAGCGTGTCTCGAAGCCTGGTCTTCGCGTGTACCGCGGTCGCAACGACATTCCGCAGGTCATGAACGGCCTGGGCGTTGCCATCGTTTCGACGCCGAAGGGTGTGATGACCGACCGCAAGGCGCGCCAGAACGGCGTCGGCGGCGAAGTCATCTGCTACGTCGCTTAA
- the rpsE gene encoding 30S ribosomal protein S5: protein MAKMQAKVQADERDDGLREKMISVNRVTKVVKGGRILGFAALTVVGDGDGRIGMGKGKAKEVPVAVQKAMEQARRNMFKVPLKNGTLQHEVHGKHGASAVLLAPAKDGTGVIAGGPMRAVFDVMGVQNVVAKSHGSTNPYNLVRATLDGLRKQSTPADIAAKRGKSVEDILG, encoded by the coding sequence ATGGCAAAGATGCAAGCGAAAGTTCAGGCTGACGAACGCGACGACGGCCTGCGCGAAAAGATGATTTCGGTCAACCGCGTGACCAAGGTCGTGAAGGGTGGCCGTATTCTCGGCTTCGCCGCACTGACCGTGGTCGGCGACGGTGACGGCCGGATCGGCATGGGCAAGGGCAAGGCCAAGGAAGTTCCGGTTGCCGTTCAAAAGGCAATGGAACAGGCCCGCCGCAATATGTTCAAGGTGCCCCTGAAGAACGGCACGCTGCAACACGAAGTGCACGGTAAGCATGGCGCATCGGCGGTTCTCCTCGCTCCGGCGAAGGACGGTACCGGCGTAATCGCTGGCGGCCCGATGCGCGCAGTGTTCGACGTGATGGGCGTGCAAAACGTTGTGGCCAAGAGCCACGGTTCGACGAACCCGTACAACCTCGTTCGCGCAACGCTGGACGGTCTGCGCAAGCAGTCGACCCCGGCCGACATCGCGGCGAAGCGTGGTAAGTCCGTCGAAGACATTCTGGGCTAA
- the rpsM gene encoding 30S ribosomal protein S13 — translation MARIAGVNIPNHQHTEIGLTAIFGIGRTRSRGICSAAGVEFSKKVKDLTDADLEKLRDEVGKFIVEGDLRREVTMNIKRLMDLGCYRGMRHRKGLPLRGQRTRTNARTRKGPRRAAQSLKK, via the coding sequence ATGGCTCGTATCGCAGGGGTTAACATCCCGAATCACCAGCATACCGAGATCGGCCTGACGGCAATCTTCGGCATCGGTCGCACGCGTTCCCGCGGCATTTGCTCGGCAGCTGGTGTGGAATTTTCGAAGAAGGTCAAGGACCTTACCGACGCAGACCTCGAAAAGCTGCGTGACGAAGTAGGCAAGTTCATCGTCGAAGGCGACCTGCGCCGTGAAGTGACGATGAACATCAAGCGCCTGATGGACTTGGGTTGCTACCGTGGCATGCGCCATCGCAAGGGTCTGCCCCTGCGTGGCCAACGTACGCGCACCAATGCCCGTACGCGCAAGGGTCCGCGTCGTGCAGCGCAATCGCTGAAGAAGTAA
- the rpmJ gene encoding 50S ribosomal protein L36, with amino-acid sequence MKVMASVKRICRNCKIIKRKGVVRVICSSDPRHKQRQG; translated from the coding sequence ATGAAAGTGATGGCATCGGTTAAGCGCATTTGCCGCAATTGCAAGATCATCAAGCGCAAGGGCGTTGTGCGCGTGATTTGCAGCTCTGATCCGCGCCACAAACAGCGTCAAGGCTGA
- the rplR gene encoding 50S ribosomal protein L18 codes for MDKTQSRLRRARQTRVKIAELQVPRLAVHRTNTHIYAQVFSACGTKVVASASTLEAEVRAELADKSGKGGNVNAATLIGKRIAEKAKAAGIESVAFDRSGFRYHGRVKALADAAREAGLKF; via the coding sequence ATGGATAAGACTCAATCTCGCCTGCGCCGCGCTCGTCAGACGCGTGTCAAGATCGCTGAGCTGCAGGTTCCGCGTCTGGCCGTGCATCGCACGAATACGCATATCTACGCGCAAGTGTTCTCGGCATGCGGTACGAAAGTCGTGGCAAGCGCCTCGACGCTCGAAGCTGAAGTGCGCGCTGAACTCGCCGACAAGTCGGGCAAGGGCGGCAACGTCAATGCTGCGACCCTGATCGGCAAGCGTATCGCCGAAAAGGCCAAGGCTGCCGGCATCGAATCCGTCGCCTTTGACCGCTCGGGTTTCCGCTACCACGGCCGCGTGAAGGCGCTGGCTGATGCGGCGCGTGAAGCCGGGCTCAAGTTCTAA
- the infA gene encoding translation initiation factor IF-1, whose product MAKDDVIQMQGEVIENLPNATFRVKLENGHVVLGHISGKMRMHYIRILPGDKVTVELTPYDLSRARIVFRAK is encoded by the coding sequence ATGGCCAAAGACGATGTTATCCAGATGCAGGGTGAGGTCATCGAAAACCTCCCCAACGCTACTTTCCGGGTGAAATTGGAAAATGGCCATGTCGTCCTGGGGCATATTTCCGGAAAGATGCGGATGCACTACATCCGCATCCTTCCGGGCGACAAGGTTACGGTTGAATTGACGCCTTACGATCTGTCTCGTGCACGGATCGTGTTCCGGGCGAAGTGA
- the rpsN gene encoding 30S ribosomal protein S14, translated as MAKLALIEREKKRARLAAKYAPKRAELKAVIDDASKSDEERYFARLALQQLPRNSNPTRKRNRCAITGRPRGTFRKFGLARGKIREIAFRGEIPGLTKASW; from the coding sequence GTGGCTAAACTGGCACTGATCGAACGTGAAAAGAAGCGCGCGCGCCTGGCAGCCAAGTACGCTCCGAAGCGTGCTGAGCTGAAGGCTGTGATCGATGACGCAAGCAAGTCGGACGAAGAGCGTTACTTCGCGCGTCTGGCGCTGCAACAACTGCCGCGTAACTCGAACCCCACTCGCAAGCGTAACCGCTGCGCGATCACGGGTCGTCCGCGTGGCACGTTCCGCAAGTTCGGACTCGCACGCGGCAAGATTCGTGAAATCGCTTTCCGCGGCGAAATCCCTGGCCTGACCAAGGCGAGCTGGTAA
- the rpsQ gene encoding 30S ribosomal protein S17: MNDSVKTSLKRTLVGKVVSNKMDKTVTVLVEHRVKHPIYGKYVVRSKKYHAHDDANTYNEGDLVEIQETRPISKTKAWVVSKLVEAARVI, translated from the coding sequence ATGAACGATAGCGTAAAAACCTCGCTCAAGCGGACGCTGGTCGGCAAGGTCGTCAGCAACAAGATGGACAAGACGGTCACCGTTCTGGTCGAGCACCGCGTGAAGCATCCGATCTACGGCAAGTACGTGGTGCGTTCGAAGAAGTACCACGCGCATGACGACGCGAACACGTACAACGAAGGCGATCTCGTCGAAATTCAGGAAACCCGTCCGATTTCGAAGACGAAGGCCTGGGTTGTGTCGAAGCTGGTTGAAGCGGCTCGCGTGATCTGA
- the rplN gene encoding 50S ribosomal protein L14, producing the protein MIQTETRLEVADNTGAREVMCIKVLGGSKRRYASIGDIIKVTVKEATPRGRVKKGEIYNAVVVRTAKGVRRQDGSLIKFDGNAAVLLNTKLEPIGTRIFGPVTRELRSERFMKIVSLAPEVL; encoded by the coding sequence ATGATCCAGACCGAAACTCGGCTTGAAGTGGCCGACAACACGGGTGCGCGTGAAGTCATGTGCATCAAAGTGCTCGGCGGTTCGAAGCGTCGTTACGCTAGCATTGGCGACATCATCAAGGTGACCGTCAAGGAAGCGACGCCGCGCGGACGCGTGAAAAAGGGCGAAATTTATAACGCTGTGGTCGTTCGTACGGCCAAGGGCGTGCGTCGCCAGGATGGCTCGCTCATCAAGTTCGACGGCAATGCCGCCGTTCTGTTGAATACGAAGCTCGAGCCGATCGGCACGCGTATTTTCGGGCCGGTGACGCGTGAACTGCGTAGCGAACGATTCATGAAGATCGTTTCGCTCGCGCCGGAAGTGCTGTAA